The Myxococcales bacterium genomic sequence GTTAAGGGGACATATTGCCTAAGTATAAACAGTGTTTGACTTTCCAGATCACACTCTTCCAGCATTTGAAGATAACTAGAACAATCCGCCTGACAGGAAGCGGTTGGAGCAGGATATGACTCGTTCGAATTGGAGGAATGATCATCATTCGACTCCTCATCGCAAGCAGTAGCCCCGATAAAACAAAGAGCGATGCAGATCGCGAGATATCCGCGTATATTGGTTTCCACTGTTCAACCCCTCTTCATGGATTGATTTCATGGACAAGATTGAGCATTTATGACATTCAGTTTAGCGAATTTTTGTGCGAACAGCTAGAATAGGTCGCGAAAAGATGAAGTATTCACGAAAAGTTGAACCATGAAAGACACGGCAGAAAAAATCCTGCGGCGAATCGAGCAATGCCGCGACCATTCACCGGTCTTGGTATTCGATTTGGACAGCACGCTGTACGACATCTACGAGCGCGGCCAGGTCATTTTTCGGGAAGCCGTCGCTTCGTTTCCCGCCCTGGGACCGGTTTTGCAAAAACTGGCGAAGCAGCGTATCGGCTGGGATTTCCTCGCCGATTTCCGGCGGGCCGGGCTGACCGACGAGGCGCAATTGCAGGCGATTCACGCCTTTTGGCAAGAGCGTTTCTTTTCCGACGCTTATCATGTCCACGATCGGCCGATGCCGGGCGCGGTGAATTTCGTCAACCGCTTGCACGATGCCGGGGCAATCGTCTGCTACCTGACCGGGCGCGATTGGCCGAACATGAAGACCGGCACCGTCGCCAGTCTGCGGCGCTTTGGTTTTCCGTTCGGCACCGACCGGGTCCGCCTGCTGATGAAAAATTCGCAAAAACAACCCGACGCCGATCACAAACGCGCGGCGATCGCCGAAATCCGCCGCCTGGGAGAAGTGATCGCGGCCTTCGACAACGAGCCGGAGTTGGTCAACCTGTTTTTCGATTCGTTTCCCGGCGCGCTGGTGGTCTGGATCGATTCGATTCACAGCCCGACCGCCGTCGTTCCCTATCCGGCGATCTTTCGCCTTCATGATTTTGAAATGAATGACGATGATTAAAGCAGACGGATCCTCATCAGCGACGGCTCGTTTACAGTCTCGCGGCTCTATGTTAATTTTCCGGATACCAATCCGGTGACACGAAAAGCCAATTGAGAGGGGAGCAAGGTATGGAACAGCGTCGTCAATTGCGGATCGCCCGCAATTTACTGGCAAAAGTCGCGCAGTCGGGCGGATCGTTCTTCGCTTACGTGCAGGATCTGGCGAAAAACGGCGTCGGCTTCACCTGCAACCGCCCCCTGGCGATCGGCGACGCCGTAGACGTGGCGCTCAATATTCCCGGCCAGCCGACCATCGCGCTGAAGGGTAAAATCGTCTGGCAGCGCAATCTGCCGGTCATTTCCCGGAACAAATACCAATACGGCCTGACCCTGGCCGAGCCCTCGCCCTCATTCGATCGTTATGTCGAAAACCAGCTCAAGCGCGAGTACGAACACCGGCGGGACGCCCGTTACACCGATATCCTTACGGTCGAAAACGCGGACGTCATGGATCTGCTGGACGCGGCCACCGAGGACATTTCGGCGGGCGGCCTTTACATCCGAACCGGCGCGCCGCTCGAAATGGGCAAGCAGCTCGAACTCAAGCTCTCGGGGCCGCAACTGGCGGAACCCCTGTTCTGTCTCGCCGAGGTCGTGGCGGTCTTCGACGCCGATCCCGACGATCTCGACCACCCCTACGGCGCCGGCGTGCGGTTCATTTCGTTTTCCGGGGACGGCGCCGACCGCTTCAAAGAATATCTCCGCGGCCTGGAAAGCCTGTTCCACTTCCATTGGCCGCCGCGCCAAGCACCGGCCGCGGCGCCGGAAGTGGAAATCGAAATCGAATAGCGCCTACCCCGCGAGTTTTTGCAGCAACCAGGCCAAGTTCTGACCCAGCCGCCGAAAGGTTTGCACACCCTCGTCGTCGTTCAGACAATCGCCCGGCAACCGGCCGATGCCGACGTTCCAGTAAAGCGAGCCCGGTACGATCATCTGGTTGATCAGAAAAAAGTGGTTGATCGCATCGAAGGTGGGGATACCGCCCGCCCGCCGCACCGCGACCACCGCCGCGCCGGGTTTGCGTGCCAGCAGATGGTCGTTGGACCGGTTGACGATGCCGACGCGGTCGATGAAGTTTTTCACGTGGCCGGTGACGTTGGAAAACCAGGTCGGCGAGCCGATCAGCAAAGCGTCGGCCGCGAAAATATTCGGGAGAATGTCGTTCAGGCCGTCGCCCTTCACGCCCACGCAGAGCCTGTTTTTCTTTTCGGCGCATTTGAAACAGGCCGTGCAGGGCTGCAGCTTGAGCGGCGCCAGATGAATGATTTCGGATTGAATGCCGTCCTTTTTCAGTTCGTCACATACCAATTGCAGGCTGATGAAGGTGTTGCCCTTCTTTTTCGGACTGCCGTTGACCGCCACGACTTTCATGCATGCCTCCTTGCCGGCCGGCAGAGACCGCCGTGCCGTCGAAAAATCGTTTCTGGCTTTGTATCATAGATGGAAGAGCGGCTGAATGAAAAATGTTTCGCTTTCACCCTTGACGAAAAGAACTTATTTGTCGTATTTATTTCTGGCAGGAGATTGCGTTCCGAAAAGGCATCAATGGAAATCCCGGGGGCATGGAGGTTGGCCATGTTCGGGAGAGTAGTCGCTTCTTCATTGTTCCTATCCATGCTGCTGCTGGCCGGTTTTCTTTTTCTTTTCACCGCTTGTTCCGACGACGATGACCCCGGATCAAGTCCGGGGCAGGCTCAAGATGATGACGATGACGACGACTCCGCCGACGATGATTCGGGCGCTGACGACGACGATGATAACGACGATTCCGCCGACGACGATTCGGGTGATGACGACGACGATAACGACGACGACGACAATGACGACGAGTACGCGCCGCCGCCCTCCGACGAGGTCGGCATTTTCGTCGCGCCGAACGGCGACAACGCCAACCCCGGCACCATGGCCCAACCGAAAAAAACCATCCAGGCCGCGCTGCTCGCGGCCGACGGCACGGAGAAGGTCGTCTTCGTCGCCGCCGGCCAATACGACGAAGCGCTGCTGATCGGTCGTTCGCTGTTCGGCGGTTACGACGCCGCCGACTGGTCGCGCGACCCGGCGGCCTATCCGACCATCATCAGCTCCGCGAACGTCAACGGGGTCATCCTCAACAACCTCACCGCCGCGATGATGGTTTTGGAGGGCGTCGTCGTGCAGGCGACCGATCATTCCACCGATTCCGAAGCCAACGGACTGTCGGTCACCGGCGGCGACACCGTCGTCAGCCGTTGCCGGATCACCGGGCCCGACGCGATCAACACCTACGCCGTGGGCATCCGCGCCACCGGCGAAATCGTTCTGGAAAAAAGCGAGATCGTCGGCGGCAACGCGCCCGACAACGGCGAGCTGATGCTGGCGGCCGGGGTCGGCGTTTTCAGCCAGCTCGGATCGGCCGTGATTCGTGATTGCCAGATCACCGCCGGCGACGCGACCGACAACTACATGACCCAAAATCCCTCGGAATCGACCGGGTTGTACATCGCCACCGGGCCGGAGATCGA encodes the following:
- a CDS encoding HAD family hydrolase, which codes for MKDTAEKILRRIEQCRDHSPVLVFDLDSTLYDIYERGQVIFREAVASFPALGPVLQKLAKQRIGWDFLADFRRAGLTDEAQLQAIHAFWQERFFSDAYHVHDRPMPGAVNFVNRLHDAGAIVCYLTGRDWPNMKTGTVASLRRFGFPFGTDRVRLLMKNSQKQPDADHKRAAIAEIRRLGEVIAAFDNEPELVNLFFDSFPGALVVWIDSIHSPTAVVPYPAIFRLHDFEMNDDD
- a CDS encoding flavodoxin family protein produces the protein MKVVAVNGSPKKKGNTFISLQLVCDELKKDGIQSEIIHLAPLKLQPCTACFKCAEKKNRLCVGVKGDGLNDILPNIFAADALLIGSPTWFSNVTGHVKNFIDRVGIVNRSNDHLLARKPGAAVVAVRRAGGIPTFDAINHFFLINQMIVPGSLYWNVGIGRLPGDCLNDDEGVQTFRRLGQNLAWLLQKLAG